A region of the Chroicocephalus ridibundus chromosome 1, bChrRid1.1, whole genome shotgun sequence genome:
ACGTGGAAAAGCTGGCAGATAGAAGAAAGTATCGTGTAAGCTGGGAAAAACGACAATAACAATGGTTTCAAAATAGAGAGGAGAACACACAGCCTCACAGTACTCCTTCACAAAGGCATCTTTCAGAGGCAGGCTGTGCTTCCAGCCCCCTTTTATCTTGTCTCCTCCGGGCAACTAAGGAGGTAACCCCACTTGCAAGTCTGAAAGAGGAGAGCGGTGGTGCCCCAGTTCCCAGGATGGTGGGCTGCCAACAGGACGAGTATGTTGGAAAATAAACAGGGTGTGTCATCATCTCACAAAGGCCCCACAAAGGGAAGCCACATCTTGAAGCACTCAGATTGGAACAATGCAGCGGAAAACATACCTTTGGGAATACCCTCTCTATTGACCGAGGGAATGAGGAGAATAGACCAGGCATGATTTAATAGGGCTCCAGCTTCCATTACATCAAGCTGCAAGACCTTTAACTTGAAGGTGAAGGCAGCAGCTTTTAAGGGCAGGTAAGATCAATATCTGTGGGAAAGAAGGGCTTCGGTCTTACCTGAAGCTGCCTCAAGCAGAAGGGGAAAGGCTAAACGGTGTCTCACTGCACCTTGCAGCTCTGTTTTCCACACGGGAAACCTGCAACGTCACAGATGTGCGTGAGTCATATTGCATGTGCCCACGAGGAACTTTTTCATTAGTAGGATTTGCCCCCAAAACCCAAAGAAGACAGACAGATGCACCTGTAGCTcatctcctcccttctctttcagCTGGTTACGGCATCCTTGTACTTCATCTACTCTGCTCTGGAGGAAGAGATTGAACGTAACAAGAACAACCCAGTTTATGCCCCTGTGTATTTTCCGGCGGAGCTGCACCGGAAAGCTGCCCTGGAGGAAGATCTGAAGTACTTCTACGGCAGCAACTGGAGGGAAGAGATCCCATGTCCTGAGGCTACTCAGAAATACGTTGAGAGGCTCCACTACGTAGGCAAGAACCACCCAGAGCTCCTAGTGGCTCATGCCTACACTCGGTATTTGGGAGACCTGTCTGGGGGGCAGGTGCTGAAGAAAATTGCCCAAAAGGCCCTCCAGCTGCCCAGCACTGGAGAAGGGCTGGCTTTCTTCACCTTTGATGGAGTCTCCAACGCCACCAAGTTCAAGCAGCTCTATCGCTCCCGCATGAATGCCCTCGAGATGGATCATGCCACTAAGAAAAGAGTCTTGGAGGAGGCCAAGAAAGCATTCCTGCTAAATATACAGGTGAGTAATaaccagccagccctgcctgcccacacCCCCTCTGAAACAACAGCTACAGGGGAAAGGCAAAGCCGGGATATCTACTGTGGAGCTTATGGGAAGTTGTGGATTAGAGCAAGCTAGTCAGATTTGCATGGCTACAACTGTCCAGCCTAGTAAAAGGCCAGTGTCTGGaaagctcttctccctcccctagGGTTTGAATTCAGTGTCTTCTGTGTTCCATTATTCAGATACGAATGAGGACTTATAATGGCAGTGGGGATCACCACCTATCTGTCCTACCTCTGTAGTACAGGTCCACAGGTCCTCTGTGGATGCCGACTAGATGCACAGGTACCTTGGTTTCCTTCCCATCAGAACATGGGCAATAGCCTTCTCCTGAGCTGGAAGCTTCAGAGAGAACCTGTAAAGTGAACAAGGAGTTTGAAAGACATGCTCTTGACCCCACAGGCAGATTATGTTTTGTGCAGAAAGTGCTAGGAAACTTGGACTTAAGGTCTGTGTCTTCCTCTAGTTCCTGAAGTGCCTGTGGCAGGGGCAAGGGGTCCAGTGAAAGAAGAAGAGGAGGCCACATAATGAGACAATGTTCACTCTTCTCAGGTGTTTGACGCGCTCCAGGAGCTGGTGTCTAAGGGCCAGGAGAACGGTCACCCTGTGCAGCCGAAGGCGGAGCTTCGCACAAGAAATGTTAACAGATCATATGAGCACGGTAAGACGCTTCCTAAGGGCAGGTGTTTAACATTGCCCCTTGTGGTTttgttctcctcccttcctctgttCTTCTTTGTAAAAGTCACTGAGAAATGAGCATGAGGTGCTTGCCCCATCTCTTCTCCAACCATCAGTAGGCAGAGTAAGGAGAGGCACTGGTGTGTGCAAAGCTTCTTCTAGACATGACTGAGCAAGGATGACACATGGGGGCTCTCCAGAGACAGCGTCAATGAGGGAGCTTTGCAACAAGagactcccttctcctcctcttgggTTTTAACAAGCATAAGGTTCATCCACCACATGAGTTTCGACGACAGGGAACTGGCCTCGAGTTCACAGAAGCAAAGGCCGCAATTTTGGGCCCAGCAGATCAGCCATGGTGCTGTGATGCTGACAGAAGGTTCTTCCAGACATACATCCCTATCAAACGGCCTCTTCTTTCAGCCTAAATCTCCCTCCCTCTGGTCATTTTCCTGCCTTCCAGAAGTATTTATTGAAAACCCTCCTGAAAGAGTGCTGGGTTTACAGTGAGCATTGCTCTGGATGGTGAAATGTAACCAGCTGGCATGTGGGGATGTACAGGCTGCCCATCacttttccaaaactgaaaaagctCCATCTACTGGCCAGCTCCCATCCCGAACTGGgcaaagccccagcagcagctgcaagcaTTGACATCGCTTTTCAGGGAGTCAGGCTTGCAACCAAGTGAGGAGCGGGCTCAGATTATTTAGAGGAGAGTGACTGCCCTGATAACGTGCGATGCAAATAAAAAAGCCCTTATGACCTACCCATTCGGAAACTAAAAGGGAGATTTTTCAGTGCATACTGGATTGAACCACAGTTTTCCtgtggcaaaaaaatgaaaatcaaaccTCGTCATGGGCATCACTAGGCAACGAAGCTTAAAGCAACTTCTTTGGGAAAGGCAGTAAAAGTTGTCTGTGAAATTTTGCTGCTCCTTTCCCAATACACTCATAAAAGTAGGATTTTCAGAAAAGTCTGGTGTCGGATGAAAACGCCACCCTGAAGCTGTACTGGGAAAATTATTTGTCTGGAATGCTAAGGACTACCTGTTTAGGGTCATTAGATGCCTAACCAGTTAAATCAATGAGAAGTAGGAGAggaaatgccttttaaaattctGGCTTCAGTATTTGGCTGTCTTCTGCACACGTCAGGGGTTTGATGGAGCTGGGCAGCGCATTTATGCGCCTGCAAGGAGACAGGGAAGAGGCCGGTACTCATGTACAGGCAGAGGGGTTGTGAGCCTTTGTCATTCCCAAGTCaagcctgctgcttccctccttcaCTACCCCAGGGAGCAGAACCTGCTGCCACTGTTTCCCCCAGCCCAACTGTGCTCTGggctccctccttctccccttgACAGCTCCAGCAGGGTCTGCTCTGGCAGCGGGCAGAGCAAGCGTGGCGTATCGGCAGCTTCTTGCCCCAACCTCTTTtcatccacctttttttttttttcccctctctactTGATCTAGGTCCAGCGTCTGGGAAAGAAAGTGACAGGACAAAGAGGAAACACACAGACATAATGCCAACCACTCCCCTGGTGCGGTGGATTGTGGCGCTTGGCTTCCTAGCCACGACAGTTGCTGTGGGCTTATTTGCCATGTGAAAGAGCAGGACCTTCACCTTCTCTTCGTGCCTTCCCTCATCCTGAACTAATCCACCTTCTCCAGTCCTTGTGAGAGAAATTCCCCTCCGACTGGGTACTGTGATCTTGGCTCTGCCACTAATATTAGGAGACTCTTCTCCCCAGAAATCAAAGAGTGCGCTGTAAGGGGGTTCAGGCAAAGTCCCTCCTGTGCTTGGTGTGAGCTCTTCTCAAGAGACTAACTTTATCACCAAAAACTAAGGGTAGAGAAGGCTAAAAACAATGGCCGAGAATTGTCGTTGCTTTAGAGGGCGCCTGCAAAAATCCCACAGGACCAGAAACACAGCTTTGACATCTGTCTCTCCTCAGAAATATGAAGTTCCCCGGAGCTCCATTTGCTCAACTTTTTATCCTGCTAGATAATACTGTGATCACTTTTTCTGTGGAGCCACATGGCTCCTGTGTATTACAGACTGTTTTATATGACACTAGTAAGTCTTTGTTAATTCTTTTTCcaatcatttttgttttttaaaaagcaaaagacagTTATTGAAGATACTGTCATTCTCTTGTCTGGTTATTAATTTATACACATAATAAACTTCAATGTAAAGTCTTCAGGCCTGGTGTTTCCTATTATTAAAGCCTTACCTGGGGAGAAAGGAGGCATCTTTCTTCCTCCCAGTTTTATGTCTTTTGGAGCTGCTGCCTCCACAGACATGACAATAGACAAAAGTGGGAGCTATCATCAGAGCCAGACTCTGCTCCCACTCAGTGCTAACAATAACCTGTTACAAGCTGGGGCAGGTTTCTTCAGCTCCTACACACTGGTCTCTATTTCTAGAAATGGCATGAAATTCTGTGGGcatacaaagtatttttaagggGTAGAAGCCGTACATAAGAGCTGGCTGCTATTGTATTAAAAGCAAAAGGTGACGGGGCCCTCAGCTACTCTAAAGCTCTCCCCGACCACTGCCAGCTAAGGGCTCCACTACCAGACTGCCTCTGGGAGAACTTCAGCATGAATCCGAAAAAGCGAGTATGTTTTCACCACCCAGAAATGAAACGCACACTAGGTTTTGATCCTATGAGGCAGCTAAATGGGAGACATCAAGCATGCAACTGCATGCCCTCACCGAGGTAACAAAACAACCCAACTCACTCCCAGGACTCGGCACACACGTGGCACTGCTAACGACGCCCCCAACACACAGCGCTGCTGGAGTGGCCCATGCACACCGCTTGCTTCCCTCACCTTTTGCTGAGGCAGATCTGGAGGTCTGGCTTTGTGGCTAGTCACTGTTATGGCCATAGGCCCTATCTGCTTCGGAGGGTCTTCTGACACTGGAGTCACTGCAGGAGAGGCTGTGGCTCAGCTACGGCACAGCAGGTACCAGCAAGGCCGTTGTCTCTCACCTCAGAgtcctttcctctttctgtatCAGAAAGCCTCTGTGATCAACCTGCCTCCACAATGCTGCCTGTTCTGGCTGTGACCTTAATCCCAAAGACCCAAAGACAGGCTTTCCTACTGATCTCTTTTAACGACCAGCACTGAACCTGCTGCAAGAGCAAGAATCAGAAGGCACATCCTGCTGAGAATAAGCAGTGGGAAAGAGGGACTGTCATTATTCTCAGGCTCTTATCTACCCTATATCCCTTCCAAAATCCCCTTTAGTACTTCTTTATTTGGAACGATTTGACAAACCCTGGTAGAAAAAATAGTTAATAGTTAGGTGTTTGAAAAGCAGGGATATGAGGCTTGACAGCTATTCAAACAGAAGAACTTATTCATGCATTTTGATTTATAGTAAGTTCTCCCTATTCAGTCCCTCTAACCCACCCCAACTAATTATGTTCATTCAACCATACTGAGTAACTAACCGTCCCAAACACGCAAACAAATGCTCATGAGCTCAGAAACGCACCCTACCACACTCAGCCCCTCTCCGCTGCCCAAAGAGATCATAACTGTGATCTAAAAGCTAAGAAATCTGGTTTTGGACTGACATCATCTCCTCCGGGCTCACGGCAGAAGAGGTGTAGCGCTTTGAGCATCTCACAGCCATTGTGCTAACGCCCGCCGAAGGACTCCAGCCTGAGCCTAAAGAAGTCTTCAGACGTGAAGACTAAAGCTTTGCTTGCACTCGTCTCTGATCCTTATGAACGTATCTGGTTTCTCTGCAACATACGAGTTGGCATCTCCGCGACGAGATGGTCTTTATTTTCCACCCACTACAGTTAAAACCTCCTTTGCAACGCACTAAGCTTCccagctttgttttcatttaggaTGCGCACTACCACATTCTTGAAGGGCCAAAAATGCTAGCCCAGTGACCCACCAGCCTTCCCCCATCATTTACTGTTGTTAGTCAGGAGAAAAGCATCCCACAGAGCACATACCCTGAGGAGGTGGCAGCGGCCTGTTTACAGGCAGGCCGGCTTGCTGCTCAGCCACTGCCATCCCTGTGGGGCCCCAGCCAGGCCGCCCACAGTATGTCCCACCACATCCAGTGGGTTTCTCCTGGGCCCTGCCCTCCATGGCCATGGGCACACTGCCCCACAGCCGGCCCAGGCCTAGGCCCCTCCAGCTCACAGGAACACCCCACTCAGGCCCGGCCGCCCCACAAAGCCCCACAGCAACAAGCCCCAACTGCCTCCAAGAAGCCTACGGCAGTAACTTATTTTATTCTCGATAACTAACCCCGCCTCCGCCTGCCCCCCGCCCTTGCGGCGGCCATTCTTCCTCCCGCCGCCTGAGGGCAACcaacgcgcccccccccccccgcccgcaaTGGTTTCACCCGCGCACCCCCTCTCCACGCACCCCCCTCCGCGCACCGCCGCAATGGTCCCGCCCGGACGCCATTtcgctcccccttccctccctccttctccaccaAGATTTCGCGCCAAACTGCgcgcggccggcagggggcggggcggagcgcaGCGCCCCGGCCAATCGGCGGCAGAGGCGGTGTCGCGCTCTTCCCGTTGtgggcggggcgggagggcggccgggCCAATCggagggcgcggcggcggcggcggcggcggcacgcCCCGCCCAGCGGTTTGCTCTCCGCCGCGCGCCGTTTTTGCCGCGAAAAAgttggtggcggcggcggcttcccGCCGGCAGCGAGGTGGGGATCGGGGTCGCGCGTGGGGCGTTCGGGGTGGGGGAATCccgtggggcactgggggggacgggggcagTGCGTGGGGCGCAGTGCAGCGGGAGGGTCATGCGTggggtgtttggggtggggggatctCGTGGGATGCTAAGGAGTGAGAAGGGCGGGGGCAGTGCGTGGGGCGCGGTGCagcggagggggggcgggggggggatcgTCATGCGTGGGTTATTTGGGGTGGAGGATCTCGTGTGGCACTggagggggagggcgggggggtagGGCAACATCCCGTGGGGTATttgatggggggcgggggggggggggaggaggaggaggaggaggaggagaaggcgaaGGCCGGGGCTGACGGTGGGCTCCCGCCCCCGCAGGGCAGCCGTGGTCGCCATGTCCGGCTTCGACGACCCCGGCATCTACTACAGCGACAGCTTTGGGGGCGATGCGGCGGCGGATGAGGGGCAGGTTCGGAAGTCCCAGCTGCAGAAGCGGTTCAAGGAGTTCCTGCGGCAGTACCGGGTGGGCACGGACCGGACGGGCTTCACCTTCAAATACAGGTGCGGCTGCgaccccccaccccttccccccgTGTCCTTACCCCCTCCTCTTTGCACATCCCTCCCGCTGTGCCCGCCCCAGGCCTACGATAGCACGCCTCGGCGCTTCTCTTCCCGTAGGCCGTAAAGAGCTCTTTGTCACTATAAGAAATGCTGTTGTTCCCGTGTAACCTCACAGGGAAACCGAGGTCTGGTGTTCTCCCAAACTTTCAGGCAGCCGGCCAATGGCCAGGGGTAGCCACAGAGGGATCCCCGCTGCCAAAATGGCATCTAGTTCTGAAATTCAAGGTCTGTCCTCAAGTTCTGGTGCTTTCTGGTCTGGATTTTTGTCCGTATCCCTGAAAATCAGTGCAGCACTGTCCCTGTGTGCCTTCTGAGGCTGTGAAGGTCCCGTGGCCATCCCTTCGCCTGTGGAGCTTGGAGACATGACTGTGAGAGGACATACAGGCGTATCATGCAAGGGCTGGGACAGCCTTTCACCTTTCATCTCTGTATTTCACGCACCCTGGCTTTTTTTATGGAGAACATTGCCTGCCGTactattactttctttttctaaatgatATTTTATGTATAATAGGTATTATGCTGCATAGGATTTTTCTAATTGCCTGTCTGGTCCCGTTACTCTAGTAGACAATTAGTGCTGTACTTTACGTTGTCACTGTAAGCGCTGGTGTCCCTGGTCTTAAAGGGGATAGCGTTTTAAGGTGGTTTTGGGTGAAAGATTTTGCCCAGGTCCACCTGTGCTTCTCTTGTCACTCTCCTGATTTGCTCCGTTTGCTTTCCAAACCAAGGACTCCCTGCTCGTCACCAGGTCCCTGTGGGCTGACTGGTGGTTTCTGCCCTGCAAACCTTTACCGCTTGCTGCCTTCCAGGGATGAGCTTAAACGGCACTATAACCTGAGCCAGTACTgggtggaggtggagatggaAGACTTGGCCAGCTTTGATGAAGATCTTGCTGACTATCTGTACAAGCAACCAGCGGAGCACCTGCAGCTGGTGAGGACGGAGTGGGTGGGCGACCTGGCACGCTGACGTTGTCACAtcgtgagagcagccctggggacgcACTGTAATACACCCCTAGTAGCCTAGTTGTTCCCTTTCTAGTTGGAAGAAGCAGCGAAAGAAGTGGCAGATGAGGTCACCCGTCCTCGTCCTTCAGGGGAGGAAGCTCTCCAAGACGTCCAGGTCATGCTGAGATCGGATGCCAACGCAGCCAACATCCGCAGCCTGAAGGTGAGGTGAATCCGCTGCCGTGCCGAGCGGCGGGTGGCAGGGCTTGCTCGTGTGGGTGTGATGGCGGAGAAGCTTTCGGGACTTGATCCTGTCGTTCAGGACAGGGGTTGTACGCTAATTTTCAAGCAGGGATACCCTCGACTTAAATCTGACCGCAAAGGACTGTTGTTACTGGTTCATGCCATGGGGACCTTACTGCTATTAGTGATGTTCTACACATAGCgttttgtccttttctcttctgttgtgAAATCAGCATGGCTTAAGTCACGCAACCTTCCCCTAGTAATCTAGAGCAAGAGAGTGACACTGTCAAAAAGTGCAggctttttttgttctgataCCTTAGTCCCATGAGTGTGGGAAGTGTAGCTCAGAAAGAACTGTTGTTTCTTTAATGTCTTGAGTTCCCCATCCATCCTCCAGTGACGACTTTCTCACCTTCccttcatcttttccctttcagtCCGACCAGATGTCCCACCTCGTGAAGATCCCTGGGATCGTAATCGCAGCAACCCCCGTGAGAGCCAAAGCCACCAAAATAGCCATCCAGTGCCGCAGCTGCCGTAACACCATCAACAACATCGCGGTGCGCCCGGGCCTGGAGGGTTACGCTCTCCCCAGGAAATGCAACACGTAAGGACCGATACGGGGATgctggtggagaaaaaaaaaaaaaggctgcgtcccctcctcctcctgctccccctccgTCCCATGCCTGCTGCACAGGCAGCTCCCTGTCGCACAAGGCAGAAGCATCTGCCTCCTCCCTTCGTGTTGCCCCTGTGCCTGTCCGCACCCGCGGCTGGCAGGTTTTAGCTCCGTCCATCTGCAGCCACACTGGCTGCGGTGCAGTGCTGCAAGCCGTGTTGGTTGGACATGTCCACCAGGGCTGTCTGTTGTACCTAAAGGTTCATTCCTGCCTCTGGCCGTCCCGTCGTGCTGCGTTAAGCTACAGTCTTAACTTCCTGTTAAGTGCTTATCTTTTTCAAACAAACTCCTTGCTTTtatgctccccctccccagggacactcTTCTGTGTTACCTTCTGTAGGGACGGGTTGCTACTAACTTTGAAATCCCACTTTGCAGCTCTCGATGCCCACGTGAACCGTGAGCGTTTGGAGCTGTGCTGCGCCTCTTGTGCTGACTGATCCCGGTGGGTTGTGTCTCTGAGCTCGTGCCTGCCAGTATTTACGTTTCCTGCGCTTTATCTCTAATGCCGTTTGAGAAGCCTTTGGGGTAGGGATCGTTCTCGCGTGTGGTCTGTACAGCGCCTGGCTCCTGATCCGCGACTGCACGAGTGCCCCGGCGCTCTCGTGTTACCCCTGCCTCCCCGAAAACCCTGTCCCCGCCTGCGTGGAGTCAGGCGTCGGTAGTGACGTGCTGAGGTGTCAGCGGGACGCGGAGGTGCTCCTCGTTTTGGAGAGCTTGTAGCCTAGCAAGGCAGATACGTCTCGAGAGACTGGGGGGTTGATGGCAGCCTTGTCACATTGCTAATTGCTTTCTCGCCAGAAACCACTTAGCATTTGCTTCGTGCACGAGGTTGTAAAGAAAAAATGCCCTGCCATGTTGCTGAGTCTGTACTGTTACCTTCTGTGTAATTAATGAATTACCTTCCTCCCTGCTTTTAGCTGGCAGGGAAGCGGGGGGAGGCAGCGCGAGTAGTCAGGCAAGTATCACCCTGTCTTTGGCTTGTTGTGCCTGCTTTTGGCAGCTGTTGAAAACAAGACAAAGGGCTTGGTGAGCCTTTGGTTTGGCCCTGTGTGACTGCCCTTCTCGTCTGCTGGGCACCACTTGGAGGGGCGGCTGCCCAGGGGTGGCCCTGTCACCACTGTCCCCTTTACAGGGTGCTCCCAGGGGTGGCTCTTGAGTGCCAGCAGCCTTCCCTGATCGATCTCTCTGCACAGAGAACAAGCCGGCCGCCCAAAGTGCCCGCTGGACCCCTATTTCATCATGCCAGATAAGTGCAAGTGTGTGGACTTCCAGGTCCTGAAGCTGCAGGAGTCCCCAGACGCGGTGCCACACGGGGAGATGCCCCGGCACTTGCAGCTGTACTGCGACAGGTACCAGCACCGTCTCCCCACCTCACCCTTCAGAGCTAGCGGGTGTTGCTGGTGCCATCCtttcctttgatttctctttcctcctcttagGTACCTGTGTGACAAAGTTGTCCCGGGGAACAGAGTCACTATCATGGGCATCTACTCCATCAAGAAGTCTGCCCAGAGCAAGAACAAAAGCCGTGACAACGTGGGCGTGGGCATCCGAAGCGCTTACATCCGTGTGGTGGGCATCCAGGTGGATGTGGAGGGCTCAGGTGAGGGCTGCTTTTGGTGCCTGTCAGGTCTGTGTTGGGAGAATCCACTTCCTGAACAAAGTGGTCCCTCAGCAAGGACCTTGTGAAATTACAGCCTGGGTCTTTCTCTGTTGCTTATATAGCAGAAGGTTCGAGCCAGTCCAGGGGTCTGACTTGCCCTAGATGCTCTATAGTCATGTCCTGTGTGTCTTTTTCTCAGTGATATTAAATGAGGAGGCTTCAGCCTAAGTCCTCCAGGGTATTTAAGTGCTTTTATCTTGTTGATCTTAGTGGGAGTCCACTAAGCCATCCCTGAGGATGTAGGCTGAAGTTGATGGTTAAAATTGAGCTATCTATTTAAAACATGGTCCTGACTGTAATTCTCCCTCTGGTTCCTCCAGAGCTGCTTTGCCCAGGATCCTTGCTTTTTCCTACCAGCCTCTAAGGACACAGCCTGCCTTGCTGGGGTAGCAAATGCCCACCCTTTCCATCCTTCCCACTTGGTGGCGCTTGGCATGACTTTTAAGAAGGGATTTTGGTGGTAGCAGGTGTGGGGAGAGTGGTGtcatttgctttaaaacatcCGTTTGTTCACTGTTGCTTCGTTCTCCTCATCCCTGTACAGGACACAGCTTTGCTGGCTCAGTGACTCCTCAAGAAGAGGAGGAACTTCGTCGCCTTGCTGCCATGCCCAACATCTACGAGACGATCGCCAAGAGCATCGCGCCCTCCATCTACGGCAGCACCGACATCAAGAAGGCCATTGCCTGCCTCTTATTT
Encoded here:
- the HMOX1 gene encoding heme oxygenase 1 gives rise to the protein METSQTHSSESTSKDLSELMKEATKEVHEKAENTPFMKNFQKGQVSLHEFKLVTASLYFIYSALEEEIERNKNNPVYAPVYFPAELHRKAALEEDLKYFYGSNWREEIPCPEATQKYVERLHYVGKNHPELLVAHAYTRYLGDLSGGQVLKKIAQKALQLPSTGEGLAFFTFDGVSNATKFKQLYRSRMNALEMDHATKKRVLEEAKKAFLLNIQVFDALQELVSKGQENGHPVQPKAELRTRNVNRSYEHGPASGKESDRTKRKHTDIMPTTPLVRWIVALGFLATTVAVGLFAM